The following are from one region of the Spirochaetaceae bacterium genome:
- the priA gene encoding primosomal protein N', translated as MYIEVVVKSPLKQSFTYSVPDGYMVQRGCRVEVSFGSRTLTAIVVAINAAKPADYEVKPINKIIDDQPLLTEELMSLAEWLAGYSFASLGEVLFAIIPSSHSDKERMVITSNEVSEDKYLTIHQQLAVQNILNGSAKNNYLLGVTGSGKTEVFFKLIEESLALGQSAIYLVPEIALSRQMINRIKGRFGDIALINSKQSPNKRLKDWRAMQAGQIKLAVGTRSAVFAPLVNLGLIIIDEEQDSSYKAASTPRYHARQVAMRRSQSGAKLVMGSATPSLEAYYAMQSGYFARFNLNERVIDGAKLPALKIIDMRREKSLLSKELIGEIIKTKELGKQSLILLNKLGFAYNYSCNCGFVLTCHQCSVALTYYKKAGKLSCHYCGYGVPPPAACPQCGSPSASYHNFGVEKIEEELYRLFSGYRILRLDSEVAKKKSEAEAIIKEFSAGKADILLGTQIIAKGFNFPHLRLVGLPMADVGLSLPDFRAAERTFSLISQVAGRVGRFGEEGLVLVQSHRPHNAALSYALANDVEGFYRHELTIRQQAGFPPFSRLIKILFRSKDEVKAIKAGEDFAANFKGNLTKADELLGPAEAPIKQIAANYRYQIILKTTAFKQLHLAVAAYFATHKSPSGVYIELENDPLSVM; from the coding sequence ATGTATATCGAAGTTGTTGTAAAATCGCCTTTAAAACAAAGTTTTACTTATAGTGTGCCGGACGGTTATATGGTGCAGCGAGGGTGCAGAGTCGAGGTAAGCTTTGGCAGCCGCACCCTTACCGCTATTGTGGTAGCCATTAATGCAGCTAAGCCGGCCGATTACGAAGTAAAACCCATTAATAAAATAATAGATGACCAGCCATTATTAACCGAAGAGCTTATGAGCTTGGCCGAATGGTTGGCCGGCTATAGTTTTGCCAGCTTAGGTGAAGTGCTTTTTGCCATTATCCCCAGCAGCCATAGCGATAAAGAACGGATGGTTATTACCTCGAATGAAGTTAGCGAAGATAAATATTTAACAATTCATCAGCAGTTAGCAGTCCAAAATATTTTAAACGGTAGTGCTAAAAATAATTATTTATTGGGCGTAACGGGCAGTGGCAAAACGGAGGTATTTTTTAAACTTATCGAAGAAAGTTTAGCTTTAGGCCAAAGCGCCATCTATTTAGTCCCAGAGATAGCTCTTTCCCGCCAAATGATTAACCGTATTAAAGGACGTTTTGGCGATATTGCTCTTATTAATAGTAAACAAAGCCCCAACAAACGTTTAAAAGATTGGCGGGCTATGCAAGCCGGCCAGATTAAGCTGGCCGTAGGCACACGCAGCGCTGTTTTTGCCCCTTTAGTTAATTTAGGCCTCATTATTATTGATGAAGAGCAAGATAGCTCGTATAAAGCGGCCTCTACGCCGCGTTATCACGCTCGGCAAGTAGCTATGCGGCGCAGCCAAAGCGGAGCTAAATTAGTTATGGGCAGCGCTACTCCTAGCTTAGAGGCCTATTATGCCATGCAAAGCGGCTATTTTGCCCGGTTTAATTTAAACGAACGCGTTATAGATGGTGCTAAGCTGCCGGCCTTAAAAATTATCGATATGCGGCGCGAAAAATCTTTGTTAAGCAAAGAGTTAATTGGTGAAATAATTAAAACTAAAGAGCTAGGCAAACAAAGTTTAATTTTACTTAATAAATTAGGGTTTGCTTATAACTATAGCTGTAACTGCGGCTTTGTGCTTACCTGCCATCAATGTTCGGTGGCTTTAACTTATTATAAAAAAGCCGGTAAACTTAGCTGCCACTATTGCGGGTACGGAGTGCCGCCGCCTGCCGCCTGCCCGCAGTGCGGCTCGCCCAGCGCTAGCTATCATAACTTTGGGGTAGAGAAAATAGAAGAAGAGCTTTACCGCTTATTTAGTGGTTATCGTATTTTGCGTTTAGATAGCGAAGTAGCCAAAAAGAAAAGCGAAGCCGAAGCTATCATTAAAGAATTTAGTGCAGGCAAGGCCGATATTTTGCTGGGTACCCAAATAATTGCTAAAGGGTTTAACTTTCCGCACTTGCGTTTAGTCGGCCTGCCGATGGCTGATGTAGGGTTAAGTTTGCCCGATTTTAGAGCTGCCGAACGTACCTTTAGTTTAATTAGCCAAGTGGCCGGCCGGGTTGGCCGCTTTGGTGAAGAAGGATTGGTACTGGTGCAAAGCCATAGGCCGCATAATGCCGCTTTAAGTTATGCCCTAGCTAACGATGTGGAAGGTTTTTACCGGCACGAGCTAACTATTAGGCAGCAAGCAGGCTTTCCGCCCTTTAGTAGGTTAATTAAGATACTTTTTAGAAGTAAAGATGAAGTTAAGGCTATTAAAGCCGGTGAAGATTTTGCCGCTAACTTTAAGGGTAACTTAACGAAGGCCGATGAGTTGCTTGGCCCGGCCGAAGCTCCTATTAAACAAATAGCTGCTAATTACCGTTACCAAATAATTTTAAAAACGACGGCCTTTAAGCAGTTGCATTTAGCCGTAGCGGCTTACTTTGCGACTCATAAAAGCCCAAGCGGAGTTTACATCGAGTTGGAAAACGACCCGTTATCGGTAATGTAA
- a CDS encoding ABC transporter permease — MVQYIVNRLIVAFLMLIAISLIIFYLMWLMPGDALTAFYDEDSRNLLGLNRSFGQSYLSWLTALLSGNFGFSYLYHQPISAIIGPFLRLSLVLQSLPFFLAFLLAIFLAAYQGYNLNKPQQKVLSLLMLLIAGIPVMILALALQYLFVFRWPLFPLYSVAAAFNQSIWPSLILPAFIIFIRYLSLFSRYLKEHYITVFRQPYSEMVHFKGGGTTAIFIHSLAPLSAAFIQLFMLNLPSLLSGSLVLETIFGLPGLGRLFYEAVIGRDSALVLFLAAIFAGVLLLASIIGDLLAALIDKRIAY; from the coding sequence GTGGTTCAATATATTGTTAATAGGTTAATAGTGGCTTTTTTAATGCTGATTGCTATCTCTTTAATCATTTTTTATTTAATGTGGCTTATGCCGGGCGATGCTTTAACGGCTTTTTATGACGAAGACAGCCGTAATTTACTTGGACTAAACCGCTCTTTTGGACAAAGTTACTTAAGCTGGCTAACGGCTTTGTTAAGCGGTAACTTTGGCTTTAGTTATCTTTATCATCAGCCTATTAGCGCCATTATCGGGCCGTTTTTAAGGCTTTCTTTGGTCTTACAAAGTTTGCCGTTCTTCTTGGCGTTTTTATTGGCCATTTTCTTAGCGGCTTATCAAGGCTATAATTTAAACAAGCCCCAGCAAAAGGTGTTAAGTTTATTAATGCTGCTTATTGCCGGTATCCCGGTAATGATATTAGCTTTAGCTTTACAATATTTGTTCGTTTTTAGATGGCCGCTCTTTCCTCTTTACAGCGTAGCGGCGGCTTTTAACCAAAGTATTTGGCCCAGCCTTATTTTACCGGCTTTTATTATATTTATAAGGTACTTAAGTTTATTTAGCCGCTATCTAAAGGAACATTATATTACCGTTTTTAGGCAGCCTTATAGCGAAATGGTTCATTTTAAAGGCGGCGGCACTACAGCCATATTTATCCATAGTTTAGCCCCGCTTAGTGCGGCTTTTATCCAGCTGTTTATGCTTAATTTGCCCAGTTTACTCAGCGGCAGTTTGGTGCTGGAAACTATCTTTGGTTTGCCGGGCTTAGGCCGGTTGTTTTACGAGGCCGTTATTGGCCGCGATAGTGCGCTGGTACTTTTTTTAGCTGCCATTTTCGCCGGTGTTTTGTTATTGGCCAGTATCATAGGCGATTTGCTGGCGGCTTTAATTGATAAAAGGATTGCCTATTAG
- a CDS encoding GNAT family N-acetyltransferase — protein sequence MDSNVKIKELTSSDIEGNLLLNFNRYQKTDKLWTNESGSWQLVEEGYSFDWNKDKKESIAKEFLHIINNKKGCVFAAYNGNNLIGFAMLLNDKFGTNLEYVQLKYLHVSYEYRHQGIGKHLFKLCADRARELNTGKLYLSANDSEDTQRFYLTLGCTDAAEIDKKLAEAEPYDRQMEYIL from the coding sequence ATGGATAGTAATGTAAAAATAAAAGAATTAACCTCAAGCGATATTGAAGGTAATTTACTGCTTAATTTTAATAGGTATCAAAAAACCGATAAATTATGGACTAACGAAAGCGGTAGCTGGCAGTTGGTAGAAGAAGGTTACAGTTTTGATTGGAATAAAGATAAAAAAGAAAGTATAGCTAAAGAGTTTTTACATATTATTAATAACAAAAAAGGCTGTGTTTTTGCTGCTTATAACGGTAACAATTTAATTGGTTTTGCTATGCTTTTAAACGATAAATTTGGGACAAATTTAGAGTATGTACAATTAAAATATTTGCATGTATCTTACGAGTACCGGCATCAAGGCATAGGTAAACATCTATTTAAACTGTGTGCAGATAGAGCGAGAGAGTTAAATACCGGTAAGCTTTATCTTTCGGCCAACGATTCGGAAGATACGCAGCGGTTTTATTTAACTTTAGGTTGCACAGATGCAGCGGAGATAGATAAAAAACTGGCGGAGGCCGAACCGTACGATAGACAAATGGAAT
- the manA gene encoding mannose-6-phosphate isomerase, class I — protein MKKLYRLIPIIKNYEWGKRNGFNSLNIVNTDGQPQAELWLGTHEAGIAMVEDDVGKKTPLNLFLAANPSLMADKQLSALNFIFKILAVQGPLSLQVHPKQTEAEAGFSYENNLVKNNLINRNYVDSKGKNEIVCALSKQFWLLCGFKPCKDILITFKQAGFTTMADNISRFEANQSEEGLKAFFSSLFLLEPDSAALLITEALNYAALQKDAAAGWVIKLHKLYPHDVCILAPLFLNLLLLNKDEALYIEANTLHCYLEGMAVEVVGNSDNVLRAGLTKKYTDINELIKITNFTSLQPNVLQANSKGKFITANKGFVLQKITVPAYKIMAADNCFSITMCLAGSVKFASFDGSFSLTLKQGEAILIPAGAGGYQLEGEGELVSALMEVN, from the coding sequence ATGAAAAAGCTTTACCGCCTCATACCTATCATCAAAAATTACGAGTGGGGTAAGCGTAATGGCTTTAACAGCTTAAATATAGTTAATACAGATGGGCAGCCGCAGGCCGAGTTATGGTTAGGCACTCATGAAGCTGGGATAGCTATGGTAGAAGATGATGTCGGTAAAAAAACTCCTTTAAATTTATTTTTAGCGGCTAATCCTAGTTTGATGGCTGATAAACAATTATCTGCTTTAAATTTTATTTTTAAAATTTTAGCGGTGCAAGGGCCGCTCTCTTTACAGGTGCACCCTAAGCAAACCGAAGCCGAAGCAGGTTTTAGTTACGAAAATAACTTGGTTAAGAATAATTTAATTAATCGCAATTACGTGGATAGTAAAGGCAAAAATGAAATAGTTTGTGCTTTAAGTAAGCAATTTTGGCTGCTTTGCGGTTTTAAGCCATGTAAAGATATTTTAATTACCTTTAAGCAAGCCGGGTTTACCACTATGGCAGACAATATTAGCAGGTTTGAAGCTAATCAAAGCGAAGAAGGCTTAAAAGCCTTTTTTAGTTCGTTATTTTTGTTGGAACCCGATAGTGCAGCCTTATTAATAACAGAGGCCCTTAATTACGCCGCTTTGCAAAAAGATGCAGCTGCCGGTTGGGTTATTAAGTTGCATAAGCTTTACCCGCACGATGTTTGTATTTTAGCGCCGCTCTTTTTAAATTTATTATTGCTGAATAAAGATGAGGCTTTATATATAGAAGCTAATACTTTACATTGTTACTTAGAGGGTATGGCCGTTGAGGTTGTAGGTAACAGCGATAATGTGCTGCGTGCCGGCCTTACTAAAAAATATACAGATATTAACGAATTAATAAAAATAACCAACTTTACCTCGTTGCAGCCCAATGTGTTACAAGCTAATAGTAAAGGTAAATTTATAACAGCAAATAAAGGGTTTGTCTTGCAAAAAATTACGGTACCTGCCTATAAAATAATGGCAGCTGACAACTGTTTTAGCATAACGATGTGTTTAGCCGGCAGCGTTAAATTTGCCAGCTTTGATGGCAGCTTTAGCCTTACTTTAAAGCAAGGTGAGGCTATTCTCATTCCGGCTGGGGCGGGTGGCTATCAGCTAGAGGGCGAGGGCGAACTTGTGAGCGCCTTAATGGAAGTAAATTAA
- a CDS encoding ABC transporter permease: MANIKLKIGLILIILITLLVILLPALSPYSAHSINVEKLSLHPSWQHPLGTDRLGRDYLTRLFLAGRLSLSVALFSALLTTLLGLIVGLSAALLGGKADKILMRLAELISSLPFIPLAIILMAFLAFQLDAGSKTLFIVLLIALLSWPSTARLMRGNILHLKNEDYLLIATAMQLNLAHKIKYYALPAILPQLAINSAVNFGRALTSEATLSFLGLGFTEPLLSWGTLLAAGRSFDVLTNQYYMWLSSAILLIVALLAVNLIAESARTLRNKK, translated from the coding sequence ATGGCAAATATTAAATTAAAGATAGGCTTAATATTAATAATTTTAATAACTTTGCTGGTTATTTTGCTGCCGGCTTTATCACCCTACAGCGCCCATAGCATTAATGTAGAAAAGTTGAGTTTGCACCCCAGCTGGCAGCACCCGCTAGGCACCGACCGTTTAGGGCGCGACTATCTTACCCGCCTTTTTTTAGCGGGGCGGTTAAGTTTATCTGTTGCTTTATTTTCGGCCTTATTAACCACTTTGCTGGGGTTAATTGTGGGCCTAAGCGCCGCCTTATTGGGCGGTAAGGCGGATAAAATACTTATGCGGCTGGCCGAGCTGATAAGCAGCTTACCTTTTATCCCGCTGGCCATTATTTTAATGGCTTTTTTAGCTTTTCAGCTTGATGCGGGGAGTAAAACATTATTTATTGTGCTATTAATTGCTCTGCTTAGCTGGCCCAGTACCGCCAGATTAATGCGCGGTAATATTTTGCATTTAAAAAATGAAGATTACTTATTAATAGCCACCGCTATGCAATTAAACTTGGCTCATAAAATAAAATATTATGCTTTGCCGGCTATTTTACCGCAGCTGGCCATTAATAGCGCCGTTAATTTTGGCCGTGCCTTAACTAGCGAGGCTACGCTTTCTTTTTTAGGGTTAGGTTTTACCGAACCTTTGCTCTCTTGGGGAACATTACTGGCTGCCGGCCGCAGTTTTGATGTGCTTACCAACCAATATTATATGTGGTTAAGTAGCGCCATCTTACTGATAGTTGCCCTGCTGGCTGTAAATTTAATCGCTGAAAGCGCCCGCACTTTAAGGAATAAGAAATAA
- the msrA gene encoding peptide-methionine (S)-S-oxide reductase MsrA: MEQHKAYLACGCFWGVQYYFDKLNGVTATTVGYMGGSAETAHYPLIKAGGTEHKEVIEVIYDPAKLSYREALKFFFELHDFTQTDGQGPDIGTQYLSVVFYQNKAEQEKAEQLITYLNSLNYKVATKLEPFSNFYKAEDYHQNYYVKNGEEPYCHLPKKLNWDR, from the coding sequence ATGGAACAACACAAAGCTTACTTAGCTTGCGGCTGCTTTTGGGGCGTACAGTATTATTTTGATAAATTAAACGGTGTAACAGCTACCACCGTTGGTTATATGGGCGGCAGTGCCGAAACGGCTCATTACCCTCTTATTAAAGCCGGCGGTACAGAGCATAAAGAGGTGATAGAGGTTATTTATGACCCGGCTAAATTAAGTTACCGCGAGGCGCTTAAGTTTTTCTTCGAGCTGCACGATTTTACGCAAACCGATGGGCAAGGGCCGGATATTGGTACGCAATATCTCTCGGTAGTTTTTTATCAAAATAAGGCCGAACAAGAAAAGGCCGAGCAATTAATAACCTATTTAAACAGCCTAAACTATAAAGTAGCCACTAAACTAGAGCCGTTTAGTAATTTTTATAAAGCCGAAGATTATCACCAAAATTATTATGTTAAAAATGGTGAAGAACCTTATTGCCATTTACCTAAAAAGCTAAATTGGGATAGGTAA
- a CDS encoding thioredoxin domain-containing protein: protein MVKLIKLAPFFFLLAACRPAVSELTEARFRQTIFNYRHLDSWQPHNNHPVVLLFSAAWHPAHNQLLTNLNKAAANYSAYSFYTVNIDNERQLLALFNIEVIPTFIFITSDGRLYNFSGLLTYDELNEVLAAIDE from the coding sequence ATGGTTAAACTTATCAAGCTAGCGCCCTTCTTTTTTTTATTAGCCGCCTGCCGGCCGGCGGTAAGCGAGCTAACAGAGGCGCGCTTTAGGCAAACTATTTTTAATTACAGGCATTTGGATAGTTGGCAGCCGCATAACAACCACCCCGTTGTATTATTATTTAGCGCTGCTTGGCACCCCGCCCATAACCAATTACTGACCAACTTAAACAAAGCGGCGGCAAATTATAGTGCCTACAGCTTTTATACGGTAAATATAGATAACGAACGTCAACTGCTGGCTTTATTTAATATCGAGGTTATCCCCACCTTTATTTTTATAACGAGTGATGGCCGGCTGTACAACTTTAGCGGCTTATTAACTTACGATGAGCTTAACGAAGTTTTAGCGGCCATAGATGAATAA
- a CDS encoding HutD family protein produces the protein MQKISLISKEEFSTSNWGGGCTTQLFLYPAEASYAKRNFQLRLSTATVNQSPSTFTSLPGYRRILMPLNAPLKLAFTGQGEAELNPFEVAKFAGEWLTVSYGRCTDIGLMLADGWDGKMQAVSKSGQYQFTAGFTALYALNDEVKAFVLGQKYILEQGDLLLLEIDSLDNFKLIMPKENSVILVQMFKK, from the coding sequence ATGCAAAAAATTTCTCTAATAAGCAAAGAAGAATTTTCTACCAGTAATTGGGGTGGGGGGTGTACCACCCAACTTTTTTTATATCCGGCAGAGGCAAGTTATGCTAAGCGTAACTTTCAACTTCGCCTTTCTACCGCAACGGTTAACCAAAGCCCCTCAACTTTTACCAGCTTACCCGGCTACCGGCGTATTTTAATGCCGTTAAATGCGCCCTTGAAGTTAGCCTTTACCGGACAAGGCGAAGCAGAACTTAACCCTTTTGAGGTCGCCAAGTTTGCCGGCGAGTGGCTAACAGTTTCTTACGGCCGGTGTACAGATATTGGCCTTATGTTAGCTGACGGCTGGGACGGTAAAATGCAGGCTGTGAGTAAGAGCGGCCAATATCAATTTACAGCTGGGTTTACTGCTTTGTATGCCTTAAATGACGAAGTAAAAGCCTTTGTGCTGGGTCAAAAATACATTCTTGAGCAAGGCGACCTCCTTTTACTAGAAATAGATAGTTTAGACAACTTTAAGCTTATTATGCCAAAGGAAAACTCTGTTATACTCGTTCAGATGTTTAAGAAATAA
- a CDS encoding ATP-binding cassette domain-containing protein, which translates to MLLAVNHLKVAINNNTIIDEVGFNLKAGQTMALLGTSGSGKSTLLRALMVAANLKISGSIFFNGQNLLSMSSKQLQAVRGKEIAYLPQQPLAAFNPVLSLGYQLTEAAKLHKLPAAVKEERLNYLLVKAQLPKGVLKKRAEQLSGGMAARLMLVMALLNSPKLLISDELTASLDEATAKQIMQFIKDEQAERAMGHLFVSHNLALTRQFADRVMQLKEGKLNEINKESLVYPINKERQTVQIDSKAKPLLQLTAINKSYGKEQVLNNINLTIYPHETVVLLGKTGSGKSTLARLILGLTKADSGHIVINEKAVIPLALILQESSRAFNPYQNMLFNLSEAALAHKLYSKAELKLKIAELCHQCGLPEELLGRKAYQLSGGERQRMAIIRALLLKAGLIICDEVTSSLDSLSKINIINLLNNLKDSYGLSFLFITHDTESAALMASRLLLLQDGVLTTVESTLVTS; encoded by the coding sequence ATGCTGTTAGCCGTTAATCATCTTAAAGTAGCTATAAATAACAACACTATTATTGATGAAGTCGGCTTTAATTTAAAAGCCGGCCAAACTATGGCTTTATTAGGTACCAGTGGCAGCGGGAAGAGCACGTTATTAAGGGCTTTAATGGTAGCCGCTAACTTAAAAATAAGCGGCAGCATTTTCTTTAATGGCCAAAACTTATTATCTATGAGCAGCAAGCAGTTACAAGCTGTACGCGGTAAAGAGATAGCTTATTTGCCGCAACAGCCTTTAGCCGCTTTTAACCCGGTGCTTAGCTTGGGTTACCAACTTACCGAGGCTGCTAAGTTGCATAAGCTGCCCGCAGCTGTAAAAGAAGAGCGTTTAAATTATCTGCTGGTTAAGGCTCAGTTACCGAAAGGGGTGCTAAAAAAACGAGCCGAGCAACTATCCGGTGGTATGGCAGCCCGGTTAATGCTGGTAATGGCTTTGCTTAATAGCCCCAAACTGTTAATTAGTGATGAACTCACAGCTAGCCTTGATGAAGCTACAGCCAAGCAAATTATGCAGTTTATTAAAGATGAACAGGCCGAGCGGGCAATGGGGCACCTTTTTGTTAGCCACAATTTAGCTTTAACGCGGCAATTTGCCGACAGGGTTATGCAGCTTAAAGAAGGTAAACTTAATGAGATAAATAAAGAGAGCTTAGTTTACCCTATTAATAAGGAAAGACAAACGGTTCAAATAGATAGCAAAGCTAAACCGCTGCTGCAATTAACGGCCATCAATAAAAGTTATGGTAAAGAGCAAGTATTAAATAATATTAATTTAACCATTTACCCGCATGAAACTGTGGTATTATTAGGCAAAACCGGCAGCGGTAAAAGTACTTTAGCGCGTCTTATTTTGGGGCTAACTAAGGCCGACAGCGGCCATATTGTTATAAACGAAAAAGCCGTTATCCCGCTGGCTTTAATTTTACAAGAAAGCAGCCGGGCTTTTAATCCTTATCAAAATATGCTTTTTAATTTAAGTGAAGCTGCCTTAGCTCACAAACTGTATAGTAAAGCCGAGCTAAAGTTAAAGATAGCCGAGCTTTGCCACCAATGCGGTTTACCCGAAGAATTGCTTGGCCGCAAAGCTTATCAGCTTTCGGGCGGGGAGCGGCAGCGAATGGCTATTATTAGGGCCTTGCTTTTAAAAGCCGGCTTAATTATTTGTGATGAAGTAACCAGCAGCCTAGACAGCTTAAGTAAAATAAATATTATCAATTTATTAAATAATTTAAAAGATAGCTATGGTTTAAGTTTTTTATTTATTACTCACGATACCGAATCGGCCGCTTTAATGGCCAGCCGCTTGTTGCTCTTACAAGACGGTGTTTTAACTACGGTAGAGAGCACGCTGGTAACAAGCTAA
- a CDS encoding class I tRNA ligase family protein, giving the protein MLLFNSMGKQLQQFNSREAGKVKVFTCGPSVYLRAHLGNYRTFLYEDILVRYLEYKGYEVTRAMNFTDIEDKAVEAANQAGLNVFAQTEPAKEQFLKDLQLLKAKKPIIINASDSINEIIKLIEILLAKGVAYNDKGSIFFDPLKFEQFGKLYGREKLMARWPKKRMQYKLDTYPGMRWNLGDFILWHKANNKNSAAAAVWDSPWGKGRPSWNVEDPAIIKQALGEQVDINCGGIDNIIRHHDYNIAIMEAASGKTYANYYLHGAHLYIDDKKMSKSLGNIYYPEDLVKQGYSGEDIRYFLTAVKHYRQRLNFTKANFAEAGSNLKNFKTLIKEALSNKSNQPSGLAGKLELAFSQNMDNDLAVAKAIKAMTLTLKQNKTIAANEEAKVITTLNKINTVLQLDLIKN; this is encoded by the coding sequence GTGCTTTTATTTAACAGTATGGGTAAACAGTTGCAGCAATTTAATAGCCGCGAGGCCGGTAAAGTAAAGGTGTTTACTTGCGGGCCATCGGTTTATCTAAGAGCGCATTTAGGTAATTACCGCACCTTTTTGTACGAAGATATTTTGGTAAGGTACCTTGAGTACAAAGGTTACGAAGTTACCCGTGCTATGAACTTTACCGATATAGAAGATAAAGCCGTCGAGGCTGCTAACCAAGCCGGCCTTAATGTTTTTGCCCAAACCGAGCCGGCTAAAGAACAGTTTTTAAAAGATTTACAGCTGCTTAAAGCTAAAAAACCTATTATTATTAATGCCAGCGATAGTATAAACGAAATTATTAAGCTTATCGAAATTTTACTGGCTAAAGGGGTGGCCTACAACGACAAAGGCTCCATCTTTTTTGACCCTTTAAAATTTGAACAATTTGGTAAACTGTATGGGCGCGAAAAACTTATGGCCCGCTGGCCAAAAAAACGTATGCAATATAAATTAGATACCTATCCCGGTATGCGCTGGAACTTAGGTGATTTTATTTTGTGGCACAAAGCTAACAATAAAAATAGCGCTGCCGCTGCCGTATGGGATAGCCCATGGGGCAAAGGCCGCCCCAGCTGGAATGTGGAAGACCCGGCCATTATTAAACAAGCGTTAGGTGAACAGGTAGATATTAACTGCGGCGGTATCGATAATATTATCCGCCACCACGACTATAACATTGCCATTATGGAGGCCGCCTCCGGTAAAACTTACGCCAATTACTATCTGCACGGCGCTCATCTTTATATTGATGATAAAAAAATGAGCAAAAGTTTAGGTAACATCTACTACCCCGAAGATTTAGTAAAACAAGGTTACAGCGGCGAGGATATTCGTTACTTTTTAACGGCCGTTAAACATTATCGCCAAAGACTTAACTTTACCAAAGCCAACTTTGCCGAAGCCGGCAGTAATTTAAAAAACTTTAAAACTTTAATTAAAGAGGCGCTTAGCAATAAAAGCAACCAACCCAGCGGATTAGCCGGTAAATTAGAGTTAGCCTTTAGCCAAAATATGGACAACGATTTAGCGGTAGCTAAAGCAATTAAAGCGATGACCTTAACTTTAAAACAAAATAAAACCATTGCCGCTAACGAAGAGGCCAAAGTGATAACCACTCTTAACAAGATAAATACAGTACTACAACTTGATTTAATTAAAAACTAG